The Mauremys mutica isolate MM-2020 ecotype Southern chromosome 1, ASM2049712v1, whole genome shotgun sequence genome has a segment encoding these proteins:
- the KCNE2 gene encoding potassium voltage-gated channel subfamily E member 2 isoform X2, with protein MVDLQNFTQILEDVFKNTFLNYMNNWRRNTTAEQDALKATVDAENFDYVILYLMIMIGMFSFIIVAILVSTVKSKRKEHSNDPYHQYIVDDWGEKYKGQILNQDDLKCTIRENISARDKTTPGSP; from the coding sequence ATGGTCGATTTACAAAACTTCACCCAGATATTGGAAGATGTTTTCAAAAACACATTTCTTAACTACATGAATAACTGGCGCCGGAACACGACAGCGGAACAAGATGCACTGAAAGCAACAGTTGATGCAGAAAACTTTGATTATGTTATCTTGTACCTCATGATAATGATTGGAATGTTCTCCTTCATTATTGTGGCTATCCTAGTGAGCACGGTGAAATCAAAGAGGAAAGAACACTCTAATGACCCATATCACCAGTACATTGTTGATGATTGGGGTGAAAAatataagggccagattctgaatcAAGACGACTTGAAGTGTACGATCCGTGAAAACATCAGTGCAAGGGACAAAACAACCCCTGGATCACCTTGA
- the KCNE2 gene encoding potassium voltage-gated channel subfamily E member 2 isoform X1, which produces MCTGNMVDLQNFTQILEDVFKNTFLNYMNNWRRNTTAEQDALKATVDAENFDYVILYLMIMIGMFSFIIVAILVSTVKSKRKEHSNDPYHQYIVDDWGEKYKGQILNQDDLKCTIRENISARDKTTPGSP; this is translated from the exons atg TGCACGGGAAATATGGTCGATTTACAAAACTTCACCCAGATATTGGAAGATGTTTTCAAAAACACATTTCTTAACTACATGAATAACTGGCGCCGGAACACGACAGCGGAACAAGATGCACTGAAAGCAACAGTTGATGCAGAAAACTTTGATTATGTTATCTTGTACCTCATGATAATGATTGGAATGTTCTCCTTCATTATTGTGGCTATCCTAGTGAGCACGGTGAAATCAAAGAGGAAAGAACACTCTAATGACCCATATCACCAGTACATTGTTGATGATTGGGGTGAAAAatataagggccagattctgaatcAAGACGACTTGAAGTGTACGATCCGTGAAAACATCAGTGCAAGGGACAAAACAACCCCTGGATCACCTTGA